The genomic DNA GGGTCGGGGACGTCGGGGGCCGCGCGGGACCACAGGGCGTCGACGCGGGCCTGTTCGAACATCTCCCGGACGCGCTGGGTGCCGTCCTTGACGGGGGTGCGCGCGCGTTCGTCCATGCTCCGCACGGCCTGGGCGAGGAGGCGGGCGGCGACGATCTCGGCGAGGTCGTCCACGGGGACGGTGAGGGAGGCGGCGAGGGTGGTGGACATGCTGCGGTAGCCGATGCCGGAGGGGGCGTGGCTGGAACGCTCGACGCCCTTGTTGATGAAGCTCTCGGCGAACGACTGGTAGTCGTCCTGGGAGCTGCCCGCCCGGTCGGGCAGCTCGGTGCCGATGAGGGACATCACCAGGGCCGTGATGGAGCGGCGCAGGTCCTCCCTGCGGATGACCGTGGGCTTGCTGAAGAGGAAGGCGGTCTGCACGGTGGAGGCGCGCAGCCGCACGGTCGTGTCGCCGGGGTAGCGGACGCTGATCCGGGACCGGTGCTCGACGTCGCCGACGTCGGAGTCGGCGCCGGGCATGTTCTGGTCGTCGACGAGCCGGGAGAGGTCGACCAGGGCGCGGGCGCCGTTGAGTTCGGCCTCCCGGCCGCCGCCGGCCTCGGGCGGGAACGCGGACGGCATGACGACGAGCGGGTAGATCTTCACCCCGGGCACCCCGGCGTTGCGGAACTCGTGCCCGATGAGGTGGAGGAAGTCGTGGTAGATGCCCGCGCCGGTGCCGCCCGCGACGGAGAACGCCACGAACACGTCGCACCCGCGGATGCGGCCGCCGCCCAGCCGCTGGAGGTCGCCGGCGGAGGTGCCGATGGCGCTGATCGCGGCGCGCAGCGGGCGCAGGACGGGTTCGAGGCCGCCGCGGAGGGTCGCGAAGAGGGCGGCGCGGCCGACGGTGGGCAGCTGGCCCGCGCCGTTGTGGAGGGGGGCGACGCGGGGCTGGCGGACGTCCGGGGGAAGCCAGTCGCGGGTCTCCTCGTGCAGGGCGACGCGGAGCATCCGGGTCACGTCGGACGAGCTCTCGAACCCGCCGGGCAGCAGGTCGTTCACCATGTGGGTGGTGCGCGCGTACGCGGCGGCCTCGGAACCCTTCGTGCTGAACTGCGGGTGCCACTTCAGGTCGCCCTCGCTGAAGTCGGCGTACACGAACTGGAGGCAGTCGGGCAGCTGGAACGGGGCGCGGCGGCCGCCGTCCACGAGCCGGGTGCCGTCGGGGCCGCACAGTTCGCGGCGCAGGCTCCGTTCGAGCTCGGCGCCGATCCGTCCGCCGGTGCCGCCCAGTCCGACGAAGAGCATGGGCTGGTAGATCTTCATGAGGTCTCCCCTCGGGACGCGGGGCCCCGTCGTGCGGTGTCGCGTCAGAAGTTCGGGTCCCAGGTGCCGGCGCCGGCCCTGCGGTCGTCGTGGCCGCCGCCCGTACCGCCCGTTCCGTCCGGGCGGGTCCAGGCGGAGGCGCCGTCGCGGCCGGCCGGGGGCTCGGGGCGGGGGTCGCGGCGGAACCGGTCGCGCCAGGTCCCGCCGGGCGGGGTGCGGTCGTCCGGGGCGCGGTCGGCCCGGGAGCGGCCGGTGCCGGTGCGGCCGCCGGAGCTCCTGCGGTCGTGGACGGCGACTTCGAGGCCGCCGTCGAGCCGGGTGGCGGCGCCGTTCCGCACGGGCTGCTCGGGGCCGCCGTAGGGGCGCAGCCGGAGCTCTCCGGCGCGGGCGGCGACCAGCAGGTGGGCGCCGGGCGCGCCGGGCCCCCCGCGCTGGAGGGCGGGGGCGGTGCCGAGGCCCTGCTCCACCGTGAAGGCGAACCTGCCGCGCGCGCTCTGCCCGTGCCGCACGGTGAGCCGGTCCAGGGCGTGGCCGTCGCGCAGGAGTTCCAGTTCGACGCCGGTCAGGTCGAGCCGGTCGCGGCGGGCGCGCAGGCGCACCGCGAGGTACGCCCCGGCGAGCAGCGCGGCGGCGCCGCCGCCGGCGAGGACGGGCCACCAGCGGTCGATCCAGGTGGGCGGCGCCTCGACCCGGACGACGAGGAAGGCGCCCGCGAGGGACCGGCCGGGGTCGGCGGTGTCGACGACCGTGATCTTCCCGCCGAGGTCGCCGAGCGGGGTGCCGGGGCCGACCTCCAGGGTGAAGGGCGTGTCGCGGCGGCTGCCCGGCGGGACGGTGACGGTGGTGGGGGCGATGCGCAGTTCCGTACCGGCCGCCTGGTCGGCGAGGGTGAGGCGCAGGGTGCGGGGGGCGCCGTCGTTGTTGGTGACCGACAGGGTGCCGCGGACCGTGCCGCCGGGGTGGACGGCCGTGCGGTCCACGGTGATCCCGGCGACGACGGCCGGGGACCCGTCGCCGATGCGGGCGTTGAGCGGGCGCAGGTCGGAGGTGACGCCGGGCGCGGCCATGCGGGTGGTCAGCCGCAGCGCCCCGGTGGCGCCGGCCGGGACGGTGACCGTGCCGGTGAACCGCACGTCGGACGCCGTGCGGTCGGGGGCGCGGCCGTCGTCGGCGAGGGCGAAGCCCACGGGGTCGAAGCCGTCGCCGGCGAGCTGCCCGGTGACCTTGATCCCGGCGAGCTGCGCGGGGTCGGTGACGTAGACGCCGCGCCGGGTCTGCATGCGGACCTCCACGACGGCCTTCTCGCCGGGGTGGGGCGACGCGGGGTCGAGGACGACGGAGGAGCGGAGCCTGCCCTGCCAGATGGCGCGGACGGCGACCTCGCGGTCCCGGTGCCCCTCGGGCGCCTCGACGCGGGCGCGCCAGCGGCCCGGCAGCGGGTCGTTGACGCGCAGCGCCTCCACGGGGCCGTCCTGGCCGCTGAGCTCGAAGGTGGAGCCGTCGAAGGTCCCGCTGGTCGGCACCTTGCGGCCGCGCGGGTCGTAGTAGGTGACGGTGACCTTCGGATCGTGCTTGCCGACGGTGATGGAGCCGTCGGTGGCGATCGGCGGAATCGTCACGTACAGGTCGGCGGGCGGCCGCTCGGAGTCGCCGGGGGTGAGGCCGGCGCAGCGGGCGGCGGCGAAGGTCTCCTGGAACGCCTCGTCGATGCCGGTCGAGTCGGCGACGACCCGCATGCGGGGGGTGACGGAGGGCAGGTCGGCGCAGCCGCCCCGGTAGCCGCCCTCGGCCATGCCGGTGAGCGTGGCGCGGTCGATGGCCGCGCCGAAGCCGAGGGGCCAGATCTGGACGTGCTCGCGGCGGGCGCGGGCCAGTTCGTCGGCGAGCCGCTTGGCGCCGTTGGCCCTCCGGCTGGCCGGGTCGGCGCCGTACTCGGGGCTGTCGTCCACGTCGAGACGGCCGTCGGTGAGGAGGAAGACGACCTTGGGGGTGGTCGGGGCGGCCTCTTCGGTGAGGCGGGTGACGGCCTGGCGGACGGCGGCCGGGAAGTCCGTGCCCGGGCCGACGCGGGCCGGGTCGCGGTGGGCCAGCCGCTGCACGCAGTCGCTGAGGAGCTGCCGTCCGGCGGCGTCGGCGACGGTGGGCGGGCACACCTCCCGCACGGGCGACTGGCCGGGCTTCTCGGAGCTGCCGAAGCCGATGACGGTGGCCCGGGAGCGTTCGGAGATCTCGCCCTGGACGAGGAGCGCGGCGGCCTCGACCTCGCGGGCGAGGTCCTCGTCGGACAGGCTGTCGGACTGGTCGACGACGATGGCGAAGTCGACCGGGTCGGCGCCCTCCGGGGCGGCCGCGACGGCGGCCGCCGGGGCCGGGGCGGCCGGCGCCGGC from Streptomyces sp. MRC013 includes the following:
- a CDS encoding vWA domain-containing protein yields the protein MRLTSTKRAAGAAALALGLALTAAPPPAPAAPAPAAAVAAAPEGADPVDFAIVVDQSDSLSDEDLAREVEAAALLVQGEISERSRATVIGFGSSEKPGQSPVREVCPPTVADAAGRQLLSDCVQRLAHRDPARVGPGTDFPAAVRQAVTRLTEEAAPTTPKVVFLLTDGRLDVDDSPEYGADPASRRANGAKRLADELARARREHVQIWPLGFGAAIDRATLTGMAEGGYRGGCADLPSVTPRMRVVADSTGIDEAFQETFAAARCAGLTPGDSERPPADLYVTIPPIATDGSITVGKHDPKVTVTYYDPRGRKVPTSGTFDGSTFELSGQDGPVEALRVNDPLPGRWRARVEAPEGHRDREVAVRAIWQGRLRSSVVLDPASPHPGEKAVVEVRMQTRRGVYVTDPAQLAGIKVTGQLAGDGFDPVGFALADDGRAPDRTASDVRFTGTVTVPAGATGALRLTTRMAAPGVTSDLRPLNARIGDGSPAVVAGITVDRTAVHPGGTVRGTLSVTNNDGAPRTLRLTLADQAAGTELRIAPTTVTVPPGSRRDTPFTLEVGPGTPLGDLGGKITVVDTADPGRSLAGAFLVVRVEAPPTWIDRWWPVLAGGGAAALLAGAYLAVRLRARRDRLDLTGVELELLRDGHALDRLTVRHGQSARGRFAFTVEQGLGTAPALQRGGPGAPGAHLLVAARAGELRLRPYGGPEQPVRNGAATRLDGGLEVAVHDRRSSGGRTGTGRSRADRAPDDRTPPGGTWRDRFRRDPRPEPPAGRDGASAWTRPDGTGGTGGGHDDRRAGAGTWDPNF